From Vibrio crassostreae, one genomic window encodes:
- the efp gene encoding elongation factor P, translated as MASVSTNEFKGGLKFMLDNEPCSIIDNEYVKPGKGQAFNRVKLRKLLSGKVLEKTFKSGESFELADVVDVELGYLYNDGEFYHFMNNETFEQIAADVKAVADSAKWLVENDVCTLTLWNDNPITVTPPNFVEIAVTETDPGLKGDTQGTGGKPATLATGAVVRVPLFIAIGEVVKVDTRTGEYVGRVK; from the coding sequence ATGGCGTCAGTAAGCACCAATGAATTCAAAGGCGGTTTAAAATTCATGTTAGATAACGAGCCTTGCTCAATTATCGACAATGAATACGTTAAGCCAGGTAAAGGCCAAGCGTTTAACCGTGTAAAACTTCGTAAACTGCTGTCAGGCAAAGTGTTAGAGAAAACATTCAAATCAGGCGAAAGCTTTGAGCTTGCAGATGTTGTTGACGTTGAACTAGGTTACCTATACAACGATGGCGAATTCTACCACTTCATGAACAACGAAACATTTGAGCAAATCGCAGCAGACGTAAAAGCAGTTGCTGACTCTGCAAAATGGTTAGTTGAAAATGACGTTTGTACTCTAACGTTGTGGAATGATAACCCTATCACAGTAACTCCACCAAACTTTGTTGAGATCGCAGTAACAGAAACCGATCCTGGCCTTAAAGGCGACACACAAGGTACTGGCGGTAAGCCTGCAACTCTAGCAACTGGCGCGGTAGTTCGCGTACCTCTATTCATCGCAATCGGTGAAGTTGTTAAAGTTGATACTCGTACTGGCGAATACGTTGGTCGTGTAAAATAA
- the epmA gene encoding elongation factor P--(R)-beta-lysine ligase — protein sequence MHSTWQPAATIKQLKQRADILNQIRQFFAERNVMEVDTPAMSHATVTDVHLHTFKTEFVGPGYAHGQPLFFMTSPEFHMKRLLAAGSGCIYQICKSFRNEENGRYHNPEFTMLEWYRVGFDHHDLMDEMDLLLQQILKSGEAERMTYQQAFIDVLGVCPLEDSMDILKQAAAKLGLSDIAEPEEDRDTLLQLLFSIGVEAKIGQQVPAFVYDFPASQAALAKINPEDSRVADRFEVYFKGIELANGFHELDKPQEQLKRFEDDNAKRIEMGLSPQPIDHHLIEALKAGLPDCAGVALGIDRLIMLALGYDHIDDVTAFPFPRS from the coding sequence ATGCACTCAACATGGCAACCAGCCGCAACCATTAAGCAGTTAAAGCAACGTGCTGATATCCTTAATCAAATCCGTCAGTTCTTTGCTGAGCGAAACGTGATGGAAGTGGATACGCCTGCGATGAGCCACGCCACGGTGACGGACGTGCATTTGCATACTTTCAAAACTGAATTCGTAGGGCCGGGTTATGCGCACGGTCAGCCCCTGTTCTTTATGACTAGCCCTGAGTTTCATATGAAACGTCTATTAGCGGCGGGCAGTGGCTGTATTTATCAAATTTGTAAGTCTTTCCGTAACGAAGAAAATGGCCGTTATCACAATCCTGAGTTCACCATGCTGGAGTGGTATCGCGTCGGTTTTGATCACCATGACCTGATGGATGAAATGGATCTGCTACTACAGCAAATCTTAAAATCAGGCGAGGCAGAACGCATGACTTACCAACAAGCCTTTATCGATGTGTTAGGTGTGTGTCCGCTTGAAGATTCGATGGATATCCTAAAACAAGCAGCAGCGAAACTTGGGCTCAGCGATATTGCTGAGCCTGAAGAAGATCGCGATACGCTATTGCAGCTTCTTTTCAGTATTGGGGTGGAAGCAAAGATTGGCCAACAGGTGCCAGCCTTTGTTTATGACTTCCCAGCCTCACAAGCGGCATTAGCTAAGATTAACCCCGAGGATTCGCGAGTGGCGGATCGCTTTGAGGTGTATTTCAAAGGCATCGAGTTAGCCAACGGCTTCCATGAATTAGATAAGCCACAAGAGCAGCTCAAGCGCTTTGAAGATGACAACGCCAAGCGTATTGAGATGGGCTTATCGCCTCAGCCGATTGACCATCACTTGATTGAGGCATTAAAAGCGGGTTTACCAGATTGTGCGGGTGTTGCGTTGGGTATCGATAGGCTGATTATGCTGGCTTTGGGTTACGACCACATCGATGATGTGACCGCTTTCCCGTTCCCACGTTCTTAG
- a CDS encoding sensor domain-containing diguanylate cyclase: protein MINHHTIDFKKAFLSLTASFLVVLSLLLVDSAEESDKQYGIENQGVTRSLAELTQIINALEYNITALYPLHGDTYVFSHDKKIEGETCYFTSEEQHAPRFDFMFSGPREMCNPKSDLYTEAGKRLFIAPTMAYFANTIDTISAIYFISKEKFIISSPSDIAQYMKGDTFDSVVNSRPYWINTVRFGLSQGKDQVVYTGQYDDYLTGQKVVTLTKGIYVNGEFKGVLGVDGYVSNLVSNPTHGYKVTSTRGANKYGFMDFTYSKPLYVDDINTQLYLSIEEDKSEHFLHVLEMEKIQLSILLVLYLLSVLWLWRFYTRQEHQRLNALAMCDPLTGLLNRRGFETRLLAQDEEPIIGVGVFDIDDFKVVNDQHGHKVGDEVICHVAQLMLNSVRQQDIVARFGGEEFVVAITGESSELLSSIFERIQNDISLQSYRCPTGDKINISVSGGATLYSLYKFDSVGHLWENQSIRACDDQLYKAKAAGKNQVCIQVY, encoded by the coding sequence TTGATTAACCACCATACCATCGATTTTAAAAAGGCTTTTTTAAGTCTGACCGCCAGTTTTTTAGTAGTTTTGAGCTTGTTGCTCGTTGATTCAGCGGAAGAATCAGATAAACAGTATGGAATCGAAAACCAAGGCGTGACACGCTCTTTAGCGGAGCTCACACAGATCATAAATGCGCTTGAGTACAACATCACTGCGCTTTATCCACTGCATGGGGATACCTACGTATTCTCGCATGACAAAAAGATTGAAGGTGAGACGTGCTACTTCACTAGTGAGGAGCAACATGCCCCTCGTTTTGATTTTATGTTCTCTGGCCCTCGCGAGATGTGTAACCCGAAATCGGACCTTTATACCGAAGCGGGTAAGCGTTTGTTTATTGCGCCTACCATGGCCTATTTCGCCAATACCATTGATACCATCTCAGCGATCTACTTCATCTCGAAAGAGAAGTTTATTATCTCTTCCCCCTCTGATATTGCCCAATATATGAAAGGTGATACGTTCGACTCTGTCGTAAATAGCCGACCATATTGGATCAATACGGTTCGCTTTGGCCTATCGCAAGGCAAAGACCAAGTGGTGTATACCGGCCAATACGATGATTATCTGACAGGTCAAAAAGTGGTGACCTTAACCAAAGGGATCTACGTTAATGGTGAGTTTAAAGGGGTATTGGGTGTCGATGGCTATGTCTCTAACCTAGTATCAAACCCTACCCATGGCTATAAAGTCACAAGTACGCGAGGCGCAAACAAATACGGCTTTATGGACTTTACCTATTCTAAGCCTCTGTATGTTGATGACATTAACACGCAGCTATATCTGAGTATTGAAGAAGATAAGAGCGAGCACTTTCTGCATGTATTGGAGATGGAGAAGATTCAGCTTTCGATACTGTTGGTTTTGTATCTGCTCTCGGTTTTATGGCTATGGCGTTTTTATACAAGGCAAGAGCACCAGCGTTTAAATGCCCTAGCAATGTGCGACCCATTAACGGGCTTGCTGAATCGACGTGGCTTTGAAACTCGATTACTGGCGCAGGATGAGGAGCCGATTATTGGTGTTGGCGTGTTTGATATTGATGATTTCAAAGTCGTTAATGATCAGCATGGTCATAAAGTGGGGGACGAGGTGATTTGCCATGTTGCTCAGTTGATGCTGAACAGCGTTAGACAGCAAGATATCGTGGCTCGATTTGGTGGCGAAGAGTTTGTTGTCGCGATTACGGGTGAATCATCAGAGTTGCTTTCATCGATCTTTGAGCGAATTCAAAACGACATTAGCCTACAGAGTTATCGATGCCCAACGGGTGACAAGATAAATATCTCTGTCTCTGGTGGTGCGACGCTCTACTCCTTGTACAAATTCGACAGTGTCGGGCATTTGTGGGAAAACCAGAGTATTCGTGCTTGCGACGATCAGCTCTATAAGGCAAAGGCTGCGGGCAAGAACCAGGTGTGTATTCAGGTGTATTAA
- a CDS encoding MgtC/SapB family protein, producing the protein MTQLIEQTLNLAPFSWAGLAVCMLCGSLIGIERQTRGKPVGIRTSILIISGTYFFLTMAISLSPNTLDQARVLGQIITGVGFLGAGVMMTLDGKIHGVTSAAIIWVLAALGMMIALGHLSQSVIITLMALVILLGVDKVENSFQSLRRGVHQKWMRKGRAKK; encoded by the coding sequence ATGACACAACTTATAGAACAAACTCTCAACCTTGCCCCCTTTAGCTGGGCAGGCCTTGCAGTATGCATGCTGTGTGGTTCGTTAATCGGCATCGAACGACAAACACGCGGTAAACCGGTAGGGATCAGGACATCGATTCTGATCATCAGCGGCACCTACTTCTTCCTCACCATGGCGATTAGCCTTTCCCCCAATACGCTCGATCAAGCTCGTGTGCTTGGGCAGATAATTACTGGGGTGGGTTTCCTTGGCGCTGGGGTAATGATGACATTGGATGGCAAGATTCATGGTGTCACGTCAGCCGCGATTATATGGGTACTCGCTGCATTAGGTATGATGATCGCACTTGGTCACCTTTCGCAATCGGTCATTATCACGCTAATGGCGCTGGTGATTCTGCTTGGTGTCGATAAAGTGGAAAACAGCTTCCAAAGCCTACGCCGCGGTGTTCACCAAAAGTGGATGAGAAAAGGTCGCGCGAAAAAATAA
- the frdD gene encoding fumarate reductase subunit FrdD, translated as MNTNYKVKPVNHNPQRSDEPIWWGLFGAGGTWFAMITPITILVLGILVPMGIIDADAMSYERVSEFATSIIGALFIIGTLALPMWHAMHRLHHGMHDLKFHVGVAGKVGCYFVAGLISALSVIFIFMI; from the coding sequence ATGAACACAAATTACAAAGTAAAACCTGTTAACCACAATCCACAACGCTCTGATGAGCCAATCTGGTGGGGCCTATTTGGCGCTGGCGGTACTTGGTTCGCGATGATCACACCGATCACGATTCTAGTGTTAGGTATCTTAGTGCCAATGGGCATCATCGATGCGGACGCAATGAGCTACGAACGTGTCTCTGAGTTTGCCACCAGCATTATCGGTGCACTGTTCATCATCGGTACGCTGGCACTGCCAATGTGGCACGCAATGCACCGTCTTCACCACGGCATGCACGACCTTAAGTTCCACGTCGGTGTTGCAGGTAAAGTGGGTTGCTACTTCGTTGCAGGCCTAATCAGCGCATTGTCTGTTATTTTCATCTTTATGATCTAA
- the epmB gene encoding EF-P beta-lysylation protein EpmB: MPHIITRKVESVEQNWLKQLSNAISDPTKLLEALEIDPTPWQAGFAARELFALRVPLSFVERMEKGNPHDPLLRQVLPLSEEFEVHQGYSADPLEEQENAIPGLLHKYKNRALMIVKGGCAINCRYCFRRHFPYQDNKGSKSVWQTSLDYVAAHPEINEVILSGGDPLMAKDSELEWLIHAIEQIPHVKTVRIHSRLPVVIPARVTDELCQLLAQTSLNVVMVSHINHANEINFELKQAFHKLRLTGATLLNQGVMLKGVNNSANSLKELSEKLFDAGVLPYYMHVLDKVQGAAHFYISDEEAKHHFTGLISEVSGYLVPKLTREIGGRSSKTPLDLHIE; this comes from the coding sequence ATGCCGCATATCATAACCCGAAAAGTCGAATCTGTTGAGCAAAACTGGCTCAAACAACTATCGAATGCGATCTCTGACCCGACAAAACTGCTTGAGGCATTGGAAATAGACCCAACACCGTGGCAAGCAGGCTTCGCTGCTCGTGAGCTATTTGCACTTAGGGTACCTCTTAGCTTTGTCGAACGAATGGAAAAAGGCAACCCACACGATCCATTACTAAGACAGGTTTTACCGCTAAGTGAAGAGTTTGAGGTGCACCAAGGCTATTCCGCTGATCCCCTAGAAGAGCAAGAGAACGCAATCCCGGGCTTATTGCACAAATATAAAAATCGTGCACTGATGATAGTGAAAGGTGGCTGTGCGATTAACTGCCGCTACTGCTTCCGTCGTCACTTCCCTTATCAAGATAACAAGGGCTCGAAGTCTGTTTGGCAAACCAGCCTCGACTATGTGGCGGCTCACCCAGAGATCAACGAGGTTATCTTGTCGGGTGGCGATCCACTGATGGCCAAAGACAGCGAACTAGAATGGCTGATTCATGCTATCGAACAAATTCCACATGTGAAAACCGTTCGAATTCATAGCCGATTACCAGTTGTGATTCCAGCTCGGGTAACGGATGAGCTGTGCCAATTGTTAGCGCAAACTAGCCTCAATGTGGTCATGGTCAGCCATATTAACCATGCCAATGAAATCAACTTTGAACTCAAGCAAGCCTTCCATAAGCTTAGGCTAACTGGAGCGACTCTGCTCAACCAAGGCGTGATGCTTAAAGGTGTAAACAACAGCGCTAACTCATTGAAAGAATTAAGCGAAAAACTATTCGATGCCGGTGTTTTACCTTACTATATGCATGTGCTTGATAAGGTTCAGGGCGCGGCGCACTTCTATATTTCAGATGAAGAAGCGAAGCATCACTTTACGGGATTAATCTCTGAGGTTTCTGGCTACCTAGTACCTAAATTAACCCGAGAGATTGGCGGACGCAGCAGCAAGACACCACTCGACCTACACATTGAATAA
- a CDS encoding DMT family transporter: protein MGFEWLALAAAFLWAIASLMSVKPAQHLGSFAYSRWRMGCTAIILSSMAWFTGGWSSVEADLVTPMMLSGLIGIFIGDTALFACLNRMGPRQAGLLFSCHAVFSAILGYFLFSESMTSVELIGSALVFSGVLTAIFFGRRGQASNQLETIKGTVWIGVALGITAAICQALGGIIAKPVMQTNIDPVAASAIRMITAFVAHSAFRLTGAKLSRAINPMNGQIFAITAVNGFLAMAVGMTLILYALQEGNVGMVALLSSTTPIMLLPILWLYTKQRPNAYAWIGAIVAVVGTGILVS, encoded by the coding sequence ATGGGATTCGAATGGTTAGCTCTTGCTGCCGCTTTTCTTTGGGCGATTGCGAGCCTGATGTCAGTAAAGCCAGCTCAACACTTAGGTTCTTTCGCCTATAGTCGCTGGCGAATGGGTTGTACCGCGATCATCTTATCAAGCATGGCTTGGTTTACCGGTGGTTGGTCAAGTGTAGAAGCCGATCTGGTGACGCCTATGATGCTGTCAGGCCTGATTGGTATCTTCATTGGTGATACTGCCCTATTTGCTTGTTTGAATCGCATGGGGCCACGACAAGCTGGCTTACTGTTCTCTTGCCATGCCGTGTTCTCGGCGATTCTCGGTTACTTCCTGTTTAGCGAAAGCATGACTTCTGTTGAGCTAATTGGCTCAGCTTTGGTGTTCAGTGGTGTATTAACCGCGATATTCTTTGGTCGTCGAGGACAAGCCAGCAACCAACTCGAAACCATCAAAGGCACCGTTTGGATTGGCGTTGCACTGGGAATTACAGCTGCGATTTGCCAAGCACTGGGTGGCATCATCGCTAAACCCGTGATGCAAACTAATATCGACCCTGTTGCCGCTTCTGCGATTCGGATGATCACCGCCTTTGTCGCCCACTCCGCATTTCGTTTAACAGGTGCCAAGCTGTCACGCGCAATCAACCCGATGAATGGTCAGATATTTGCGATTACGGCAGTTAACGGCTTTTTAGCGATGGCGGTGGGAATGACGCTGATTTTGTATGCGTTGCAGGAAGGCAATGTCGGCATGGTTGCTTTGTTATCTTCAACCACACCGATTATGTTGTTACCAATACTCTGGCTTTACACCAAGCAGAGGCCAAATGCCTACGCTTGGATAGGTGCCATTGTTGCCGTAGTGGGTACTGGTATTCTGGTCAGCTAG
- the frdA gene encoding fumarate reductase (quinol) flavoprotein subunit — MKTITTDIAVIGAGGAGLRTAIAAAEANPELEVALISKVYPMRSHTVAAEGGSAAVIKDEDSLDNHFNDTVGGGDWLCEQDVVEYFVENSTREMIQMEQWGCPWSRKENGEVNVRRFGGMKVERTWFAADKTGFHMLHTLFQTSMKYDTIKRFDEYFVVDLIVEEGEVQGLIAIHMSEGELVTIKAKSVVLATGGAGRVYHCNTNGGIVTGDGMAMAYRHGVPLRDMEFVQYHPTGLPGTGILMTEGCRGEGGIIVNKNGYRYLQDYGMGPETPVGEPKNKYMELGPRDKVSQAFWHEQQKGNTIKHPLGDVVHLDLRHLGEEYLQERLPFICELAKAYVNVDPAKEPIPIRPTVHYTMGGIETNGTCETRIKGLFAVGECASVGLHGANRLGSNSLAEFVVFGRVAGEEAVKRAAEFKGWNEESIAKQVKAVEDRIAGLLNQEGDENWADIRTEMGHTMEAGCGIYRQEDLMQKTIDKITELKARYKKISIKDKGKVFNTDLLYAIEVGYGLEVAEAMVHSAILRKESRGAHQRLDDNCTERDDVNFLKHSLSFYNEDAAPTIDYSGVKITKSQPKARLYGEAAEKAAAAEKAAEENAKKSEEEQA, encoded by the coding sequence GTGAAGACAATTACCACAGATATCGCAGTCATCGGCGCAGGCGGCGCTGGTCTTCGTACAGCAATTGCAGCAGCTGAAGCTAATCCTGAATTAGAAGTAGCACTGATTTCTAAAGTTTACCCAATGCGTTCGCACACGGTAGCTGCAGAAGGCGGTTCAGCAGCGGTAATTAAAGACGAAGATAGTCTAGATAACCACTTCAACGATACTGTTGGCGGTGGCGACTGGCTATGTGAACAGGATGTTGTTGAATACTTTGTTGAAAACTCGACTCGCGAAATGATCCAAATGGAACAATGGGGCTGCCCATGGAGTCGTAAAGAAAACGGTGAAGTAAACGTACGCCGATTCGGCGGTATGAAGGTAGAGAGAACGTGGTTCGCAGCGGATAAAACCGGCTTCCACATGCTTCATACTCTGTTCCAGACTTCGATGAAGTACGACACAATCAAACGATTTGATGAGTACTTTGTGGTGGATTTGATCGTTGAAGAAGGCGAAGTACAAGGCCTAATCGCGATTCATATGTCTGAAGGTGAACTTGTTACGATTAAAGCGAAATCTGTTGTGTTAGCAACCGGTGGCGCAGGTCGTGTTTACCACTGTAATACCAACGGCGGCATCGTAACGGGCGACGGTATGGCAATGGCTTATCGCCACGGTGTACCACTGCGTGACATGGAGTTCGTTCAATACCACCCAACAGGCCTACCGGGCACTGGCATCTTGATGACCGAAGGTTGTCGTGGTGAAGGCGGTATCATTGTCAACAAGAACGGCTACCGTTACCTACAAGATTACGGCATGGGCCCTGAAACTCCAGTGGGCGAGCCGAAAAACAAATACATGGAACTGGGTCCTCGTGACAAAGTTTCTCAAGCATTCTGGCACGAACAGCAGAAAGGCAACACCATCAAGCACCCTCTTGGTGATGTCGTACACCTTGACCTTCGCCACCTGGGTGAAGAGTATCTGCAAGAGCGTCTTCCGTTCATCTGTGAGCTGGCAAAAGCGTACGTAAACGTAGACCCAGCAAAAGAGCCAATCCCAATTCGTCCGACTGTTCACTACACCATGGGTGGTATTGAAACTAACGGTACTTGTGAAACTCGCATCAAAGGCCTATTTGCTGTTGGTGAATGTGCTTCTGTTGGCCTACACGGTGCAAACCGCCTAGGTTCTAACTCTCTAGCTGAGTTCGTGGTATTTGGTCGCGTAGCCGGTGAAGAAGCCGTGAAACGTGCAGCTGAATTCAAAGGCTGGAATGAAGAGTCTATCGCTAAGCAAGTTAAAGCGGTTGAAGATCGCATCGCCGGTCTACTAAACCAAGAAGGTGATGAGAACTGGGCTGATATCCGTACTGAAATGGGTCACACCATGGAAGCGGGTTGTGGTATCTACCGTCAAGAAGACTTGATGCAAAAGACCATCGACAAAATCACTGAACTGAAAGCGCGCTACAAGAAGATCAGCATTAAAGACAAAGGCAAAGTGTTCAACACAGACCTACTTTACGCTATCGAAGTGGGTTACGGCCTTGAAGTTGCAGAAGCGATGGTTCACTCAGCGATCCTTCGTAAAGAGTCTCGCGGTGCACACCAACGTCTAGACGACAACTGCACAGAACGTGATGACGTGAACTTCCTGAAACACTCTCTATCTTTCTACAACGAAGATGCAGCACCAACCATCGACTACAGCGGCGTTAAGATTACTAAATCTCAACCTAAAGCTCGTCTATACGGTGAAGCAGCCGAGAAAGCCGCTGCCGCTGAAAAAGCAGCAGAAGAGAATGCGAAGAAGAGCGAAGAGGAGCAAGCATAA
- the frdC gene encoding fumarate reductase subunit FrdC, translating into MSNRKPYVREMKRTWWSNHPFYRFYMLREATVLPLILFTLFLTFGLGALVKGPEAWAGWLSFMANPIVVGINIVALLGSLLHAQTFFSMMPQVMPIRLKGKLVDKRIIVLTQWAAVAFISLIVLVVV; encoded by the coding sequence ATGAGCAATCGTAAGCCTTATGTTCGTGAGATGAAGAGAACGTGGTGGAGCAACCATCCGTTCTACCGCTTCTACATGCTACGTGAAGCGACTGTACTGCCTTTGATTCTATTCACTCTGTTCCTAACCTTCGGTTTGGGTGCACTAGTGAAAGGCCCTGAAGCTTGGGCTGGTTGGTTGAGCTTCATGGCTAACCCTATCGTTGTTGGTATCAACATCGTGGCACTGCTAGGCAGCTTGCTACACGCTCAGACCTTCTTCAGCATGATGCCTCAAGTAATGCCAATCCGTCTTAAAGGCAAATTGGTTGATAAAAGAATCATCGTACTGACCCAGTGGGCAGCGGTGGCTTTTATTTCTTTAATCGTTCTTGTTGTGGTGTAA
- a CDS encoding succinate dehydrogenase/fumarate reductase iron-sulfur subunit: MSANRIQKIEILRYDPEHDAEPHFQTFEVPFDETMSVLDAIGYIKDNLDKDLSYRWSCRMAICGSCGIMVDGVPKLACKSFLRDYPNGFKIEPLANFPIEKDLIVDMTPFIERLEAIKPYIIGNDRKPEDGTNIQTPEQMAKYKQFAGCINCGLCYAACPQFGLNPEFIGPAALALAHRYNLDSRDNGKAERMKLINGDNGAWGCTFVGYCSDVCPKKVDPAAAVNQGKVESSMDFVISMFKPDGSQVKTAEEA, from the coding sequence ATGTCAGCGAATCGAATCCAAAAAATTGAAATCCTGCGTTATGACCCTGAGCACGATGCAGAACCTCACTTTCAAACCTTTGAAGTGCCATTTGATGAAACCATGTCAGTACTTGATGCGATCGGTTACATCAAAGATAACCTAGATAAAGACCTGTCTTACCGTTGGTCTTGTCGTATGGCGATTTGTGGTTCTTGCGGCATCATGGTTGATGGCGTGCCAAAACTGGCATGTAAAAGCTTCTTACGTGACTACCCGAATGGCTTCAAGATTGAGCCTTTGGCTAACTTCCCAATCGAAAAAGATTTGATTGTCGACATGACGCCGTTCATCGAGCGCCTTGAAGCAATCAAGCCTTACATCATTGGTAATGACCGTAAGCCAGAAGACGGCACTAACATCCAAACTCCAGAGCAAATGGCGAAGTACAAACAGTTCGCTGGCTGCATCAACTGTGGTTTGTGTTACGCAGCGTGTCCTCAGTTTGGTCTAAACCCTGAGTTCATCGGCCCTGCGGCACTTGCTCTTGCTCACCGCTACAACCTAGATAGCCGTGACAATGGTAAAGCTGAACGCATGAAGCTTATCAATGGCGACAACGGCGCTTGGGGTTGTACGTTTGTAGGTTACTGTTCTGACGTATGTCCGAAGAAAGTAGACCCAGCAGCGGCAGTGAACCAAGGTAAAGTTGAGTCTTCAATGGACTTCGTTATCTCGATGTTCAAGCCTGATGGATCGCAAGTAAAAACAGCAGAGGAGGCATAA
- a CDS encoding methyl-accepting chemotaxis protein has protein sequence MRHTIKFKIQIAIAVIIAAVSGAQAWISVNQLTQETEVAINQEMKNVSVGTTNYIADWLSTRSDMMLANEPTISSNSNSDRELLITKQAGQFLSVYAGFSDGTIAYGDKGEDWPAGYDPRTRPWYKDANATSNLIITEPYQDFDGSIVISFAKAFNGERQGVLAADLTVTSIIDTVLNVKLDNDGFAFLVDGNNNIVAYTDEELSQKPLTSLNPGLTANKVSQLIQDQMITTLTWPGQGDKLVYIANVPNTDWSLGIVIDKKMAFSAVSDAIQFISLTSLVLYIVISIASTMVINRLLSPLQTLSEALTQLAQGRGDLTQRIDITRMDEIGKLAELVNQFLSQMQCMLKGVIEHSHDLNNHAEKANQLATQSSIRVENQQNDINQIATAIHEMSATAAEVASHAELTASASQASATACNEGQEVIQQNRDAITGLATQVEDAANVIRELESNAQSINKILSTIQGIAEQTNLLALNAAIEAARAGEQGRGFAVVADEVRVLSQRTHGSTEEIRVMIDTLQKNTEHAVESMTTSTQLAENSVGFAEQAHGSLSKITQAITEINDMALQIASAAEEQRAVSEDISRNTQGIKDASDDLAQQAESSRNSSNEMSSAAESMRRDVERFKV, from the coding sequence TTGAGACATACTATTAAATTTAAAATTCAGATCGCTATTGCGGTCATTATTGCCGCCGTGAGTGGCGCTCAAGCTTGGATATCGGTTAATCAGCTGACTCAAGAGACTGAAGTCGCGATAAACCAAGAAATGAAAAATGTCAGTGTCGGTACTACCAATTATATTGCCGATTGGCTCTCAACTCGCAGCGATATGATGCTTGCTAACGAGCCGACTATTTCAAGCAATAGTAATTCTGACCGCGAGTTATTGATCACCAAACAAGCCGGGCAGTTCTTGTCTGTTTATGCGGGATTCAGCGATGGCACTATCGCGTATGGCGATAAAGGTGAAGATTGGCCAGCAGGCTATGACCCACGCACCCGCCCTTGGTACAAAGATGCCAACGCAACATCAAACCTCATCATTACCGAGCCTTATCAAGACTTCGATGGCAGCATTGTCATCAGCTTTGCGAAAGCATTCAACGGTGAAAGACAAGGTGTCCTCGCAGCAGACTTAACCGTCACCAGCATTATTGATACGGTTCTCAATGTAAAACTGGATAACGATGGCTTTGCGTTTTTAGTGGATGGTAACAACAACATCGTTGCCTACACGGATGAAGAGCTAAGTCAGAAACCACTAACTAGTTTGAACCCTGGACTCACCGCAAACAAAGTGTCGCAACTGATTCAAGATCAAATGATCACCACGCTAACTTGGCCAGGCCAAGGGGATAAACTGGTCTATATTGCCAATGTCCCGAATACCGATTGGTCATTAGGTATTGTTATCGATAAGAAAATGGCGTTCTCTGCGGTCTCTGATGCGATTCAATTCATCTCCCTAACCTCTTTGGTTTTGTACATCGTCATTTCGATTGCGAGCACAATGGTGATCAACCGCCTGCTTTCTCCATTACAAACCTTATCAGAAGCGCTGACTCAACTCGCTCAAGGTAGAGGTGACCTCACTCAACGTATTGATATCACGCGTATGGATGAGATAGGTAAACTGGCCGAGCTTGTAAACCAATTCTTAAGCCAGATGCAATGCATGTTGAAGGGCGTCATAGAGCACAGTCACGATCTTAACAATCATGCCGAAAAGGCCAACCAACTGGCGACCCAATCCTCCATTCGAGTTGAGAATCAGCAAAACGATATCAACCAGATTGCGACCGCGATACATGAGATGTCGGCCACCGCAGCCGAAGTGGCGAGCCATGCCGAATTAACCGCATCCGCTTCTCAAGCCTCTGCAACCGCTTGTAACGAAGGCCAAGAGGTTATCCAACAAAACCGCGATGCGATTACTGGCCTCGCGACTCAAGTGGAAGACGCAGCCAATGTTATTCGAGAATTAGAAAGTAATGCTCAAAGCATCAACAAGATCCTATCCACCATTCAAGGCATTGCCGAGCAAACCAACCTATTGGCACTGAATGCTGCAATTGAAGCCGCGCGTGCAGGTGAACAAGGTCGTGGCTTTGCCGTTGTCGCAGACGAGGTTCGAGTGTTAAGCCAAAGAACGCATGGCTCAACGGAAGAGATCCGCGTGATGATTGATACGTTGCAGAAGAATACCGAACATGCCGTTGAAAGCATGACCACCAGCACCCAACTGGCAGAGAACAGCGTTGGCTTCGCAGAGCAAGCTCATGGCAGCCTCTCTAAAATCACTCAAGCCATCACTGAAATCAACGATATGGCACTGCAAATAGCCAGTGCTGCAGAAGAGCAACGCGCGGTAAGCGAAGACATCAGCCGTAATACGCAAGGGATCAAAGATGCCTCTGACGACCTAGCACAGCAAGCTGAAAGCAGTCGCAATAGCTCCAATGAAATGAGTAGCGCTGCCGAGTCGATGCGCCGAGATGTGGAGCGCTTTAAGGTATAA